A region of Myxococcus stipitatus DSM 14675 DNA encodes the following proteins:
- a CDS encoding DUF7710 domain-containing protein, with the protein MRRLGFPYVIPYSEGEHVVSFGATRAVLEPLGQPAYVEDDSSRTVGGREVFWAFEREDGLRFEVVWKEPSEVAAVHADPPDAEQVITALRSLGLEGPFEKHQLPEGRSLQRGHARWAVWLFTGQNAAMATAVFSRKQLADAWLAKTRYSGTLAAYPLDRPLYDAERSFGVQHLPAEGSSEAQQYVGSMVERYVYVAGMQVSKSDDEHR; encoded by the coding sequence ATGCGTCGTCTCGGCTTCCCCTATGTGATTCCCTACTCGGAAGGCGAGCACGTTGTCTCATTCGGCGCCACACGCGCAGTACTAGAGCCGCTGGGCCAGCCGGCCTACGTGGAAGACGACTCCTCCCGAACTGTGGGAGGGCGCGAGGTCTTCTGGGCGTTTGAGCGCGAAGATGGCCTTCGGTTCGAAGTTGTCTGGAAAGAGCCGTCCGAAGTTGCCGCAGTGCATGCGGACCCCCCTGATGCAGAGCAGGTCATCACCGCGCTGCGTAGCCTCGGACTTGAAGGCCCTTTCGAGAAGCACCAGCTCCCCGAGGGACGCTCCTTGCAGCGCGGTCATGCACGCTGGGCCGTGTGGCTCTTCACAGGACAGAATGCCGCAATGGCGACGGCGGTCTTCTCCAGGAAGCAACTGGCGGACGCATGGCTGGCCAAGACGAGGTACTCCGGGACACTCGCGGCCTACCCGCTCGACAGGCCTCTCTACGACGCTGAGAGGAGTTTCGGCGTTCAGCACTTGCCCGCGGAGGGCTCATCGGAAGCGCAGCAGTACGTTGGCTCCATGGTCGAGAGGTATGTGTACGTGGCCGGAATGCAGGTGTCGAAGAGCGACGATGAACATCGCTGA
- a CDS encoding DUF4267 domain-containing protein: protein MNPSHSQLSWRLTSPTALFTLLLGAFLLFLSLRGALDPISAARGFGLTDSGSEVIPWLYVKAGRDFGLALAMFALVAIRQRKAAGVFVLATIVMPTVDALTVLHGGASLAFALGVHGSAVVYGVVLAAALLRPQKVTS, encoded by the coding sequence ATGAACCCGAGCCATTCACAGTTGTCCTGGAGGCTCACCTCGCCCACGGCCTTGTTCACCTTGCTGCTGGGCGCCTTCCTGCTGTTCCTCAGCCTCCGAGGCGCGCTGGACCCGATAAGCGCGGCCAGGGGCTTCGGCCTGACCGACTCCGGGAGCGAGGTCATCCCCTGGCTTTACGTCAAGGCGGGCAGGGACTTCGGCCTGGCACTGGCGATGTTCGCCCTGGTGGCCATCCGGCAGCGAAAGGCCGCGGGTGTCTTCGTCCTCGCCACCATCGTGATGCCCACCGTGGACGCGCTGACCGTGCTGCATGGTGGTGCCTCGCTCGCCTTCGCGCTCGGGGTCCATGGAAGCGCGGTGGTCTACGGAGTGGTGCTGGCCGCCGCGCTGCTGCGTCCCCAGAAGGTCACCTCTTGA
- a CDS encoding AraC family transcriptional regulator, producing MDLSHASDLLGQILERTRLRGELYCRTVARAPWGLRFAPTASATLHLIISGSCHLTQGRDAVSLGPGDVVLLPRGDGHAVADSPRSPKLRLEEWLATRGEGASSYVLGGAGVESRVLCGFFAFDEPGAHPVLRLLPERVHLRGASEDARALLPIVSLLEREYERGERGSSVIVSRLLDILLVQVLRAWADAQPPGGAGWLGALGDRTLASALGWMHAEPGRSWTVSELARRSGTSRATLARRFASQVGVAPHEYLTRLRMQEAARALREGQDGLAAIAGCVGYESEFAFNRAFRREMGVPPGEYRRKAREG from the coding sequence ATGGACCTCTCGCATGCTTCCGACCTGCTGGGGCAGATTCTCGAGCGAACCCGTCTGAGAGGGGAGCTCTACTGTCGCACCGTGGCACGGGCCCCATGGGGGCTACGCTTTGCTCCCACGGCCTCTGCGACCCTGCACCTGATCATCTCGGGCTCCTGTCACCTGACGCAGGGCCGGGACGCCGTCTCGCTGGGGCCTGGTGATGTCGTGCTGCTGCCGCGCGGCGACGGGCATGCCGTCGCGGACTCGCCCCGCAGCCCCAAGCTGAGGCTGGAAGAGTGGTTGGCGACACGTGGCGAAGGGGCCTCCTCGTATGTGCTGGGCGGGGCCGGCGTCGAGTCGCGGGTGCTCTGCGGCTTCTTCGCGTTCGACGAGCCGGGGGCGCACCCCGTGTTGCGGCTGCTTCCCGAGCGGGTCCACCTGCGGGGGGCTTCCGAAGATGCGCGTGCCCTGTTGCCCATCGTGTCGCTGCTCGAACGGGAGTACGAGAGGGGAGAGCGAGGCTCCTCGGTCATCGTCTCTCGGTTGCTCGACATTCTCCTGGTGCAGGTGCTTCGGGCGTGGGCGGACGCTCAGCCACCGGGCGGCGCGGGCTGGTTGGGGGCGCTCGGCGACCGGACGCTCGCCAGCGCCCTGGGCTGGATGCACGCGGAGCCGGGGCGGAGCTGGACAGTGAGCGAGCTGGCGCGGCGCTCAGGAACCTCGAGGGCGACACTCGCGCGGCGCTTCGCGAGCCAGGTGGGCGTGGCGCCTCATGAGTACCTCACGCGACTTCGGATGCAGGAGGCCGCACGCGCGCTGCGTGAGGGACAGGATGGGCTCGCGGCCATCGCGGGCTGCGTGGGTTACGAGTCCGAGTTTGCCTTCAATCGGGCTTTTCGGAGGGAGATGGGAGTGCCTCCCGGCGAGTACCGGCGCAAGGCTCGGGAGGGCTGA